One Ethanoligenens harbinense YUAN-3 genomic window carries:
- a CDS encoding LytR/AlgR family response regulator transcription factor: MLNILLAAASQAEREQFRALLPEVPARMNVYEAETEEEALRIAQTTTIALFVIDTQLKNGSGLHCAAEIRKLSLCRLTWILFISQYADGIPEAFQQIHCYDFFIKPYDAGRMRETVRLLLGEGRAAGPERPFRLFRNGNKAFKVYVDEIIFLEINARACTIHTAEQVFRLNRMPLKDVLRHINSPDIIQTHKSYAVNLRYIRSIERYALTSWNIHFDNYPEIALLGNKYKDNVLRLFEKSETEC; the protein is encoded by the coding sequence ATGCTTAACATTCTTCTGGCGGCGGCATCGCAAGCAGAAAGAGAACAATTTCGCGCACTCCTGCCGGAGGTCCCGGCGCGGATGAACGTGTATGAGGCCGAAACGGAAGAAGAGGCCCTGCGCATCGCGCAGACGACAACTATTGCATTGTTTGTGATCGACACTCAATTGAAGAACGGTTCCGGCCTGCATTGCGCCGCGGAGATCAGGAAGCTGTCGCTCTGCCGGCTGACATGGATCCTGTTCATCAGCCAATATGCCGATGGGATACCCGAAGCGTTCCAACAAATCCACTGTTACGATTTTTTCATCAAGCCCTATGACGCGGGCCGGATGCGGGAAACGGTGCGGCTGCTGCTGGGCGAGGGGCGGGCCGCCGGGCCGGAGCGGCCGTTTCGCCTGTTCCGCAATGGGAATAAGGCGTTCAAAGTCTACGTGGATGAGATTATTTTCCTGGAGATCAACGCGCGCGCCTGCACCATCCATACGGCTGAGCAGGTGTTCCGTCTCAACCGCATGCCGCTCAAGGATGTGCTGCGGCACATTAACAGCCCGGACATTATCCAGACGCATAAATCCTACGCGGTCAACCTGCGGTATATCCGCAGCATTGAGCGCTATGCGCTCACGTCCTGGAATATCCATTTCGATAACTATCCGGAAATCGCACTGCTTGGGAACAAATACAAGGACAATGTACTGCGGTTGTTTGAAAAATCCGAGACGGAGTGTTAA